ATTTTAAAGTTGTACtgtattaatttttgtattttactttgttgttttttctattttctattgaAAGTTATCAACATATTAACAGTATGATGCTCTTTTAAACTATTCAAATAGTATCTTTACAACTGCAGGTTCTACATTTAGCAAGACCAAACCAGAGAGCCCTTGGACCGCTCTGACTCGTAAAGGCTTGGTCAGGGTCctcttttttcctttcttctttcaGTGGTGGATCCAAGTTACATCTAAAAGCATATCCGCCCTCATCCTAGTTCTGTACTTCCTTCAAGGTATGCTGTTTTTCTATGTCACGTGTACATAAATGGTGCATAAAGTGTTTTAGCATTGTTTTGTTGCTCATTCTTTGACTATTTCAGATTTTGCAGAGATAATACACAGTGTGTAGTGATAATACTTTTGAAAATCTTCCATATCAGTTGGAAATGAATTAAAAGAAATGGAAATTCTCAGGATGGTGTCATGGTCTGATGGATTTGTGTTCATTGCAGTGGCAGGAGCTGTGTTGTATTTTGAGGTTCCTGCAGCCTGTGCCAGTGAGGTTGTGGGTCCATTGTGTCTCATGCTGTTGCTGGGTACAGTACACTGCCAAATAGTATCCACGGAATCCTCCAGAAGCCCAGACAACAGCCCTGTCCTCAGCCGGACGGCCAGCCCTGTTCGCAGGAAAAGGTTAAGCTACTGCTGTGTCAGATTTGTTAGAGACAGACTTATCTCATTTTCAGGGCCATAAAAGctcaagtgtttttattttctttctttcacccAATGGCCAAGAATTCTAATGTTCTGCAAGGCTTGCAGTTTAATCAGAAGTGCCAGTGTTCAGCTGACACTACTGAATCAGTAGAGTCTCCACAATAAAGAGCAGCTAATAATCTAGTTTAAAACAAACATGCCAAGTTCTTAGAAATGGCCTCATTGTATTCATGTAGCTTTATACCATTTTTATGAAAAGCTTTGTTTTAGACACTCAATTAGTCAATATTATTAGGTTTTAGCTGTGAGAGTCAAACTGAATGATATGTTaaaatgtgaactaaaatatatttttacatttaggtcCTGGCTTTTGATTGGTCAGAACTTCATTCCTTTGATGTCATTCCATTTGTGGCATGTTGTAaattattttggtgtttattCATAGACAGAGGAAGAGTAGAAAATCAAAGAGGTCTGAGGATGAGAGCAGCAGAGGGGGAGGGATAGTAGAACTCAAACTTGAAGACAGCCACCGGCTCTACAGATCAGAGAAGAGACTGGTAAAACCCTTTCCTTAGAACTGCACTTTTTGAATCGTCATGAACATTCATGGTTGTATTGATTGAGATCTTGTGGGTTTGCAGAATTCCCCAAGGAGGCCTCTGTATGGGGCTTCTGACGATCTCTCTagtgaggaagaagaagaggaagcagAGCTGCAAAGAGAGAGACTCTTCTCATCAGCACCTTCCAAATACGCTCGAGAACTCCGGAAAAGACTTCACAACCTCCCCAAGAACAATCCACCACCCCAGACTCAGGTGAGTATCTTGGTAAATGTATGTAAGTTAGTTCAGAATGTTAATTGCCATTGCATGAACACATACAGGCAGAGAATAACGGCAGGCCGACAGATGGCCCGGCGCTGGCACGTGAAGTCGAGCTTCTGCGGCAGCCCCCCGAGGGCTCACGTCTAGCCTCTGACACAGATGATATGTTATGGGAGGAGCTTTTACACGATCCTGACTCCGCCTCCACAGGAAGCAGCAAAAGTGGGGAGGAGGAGGCTCACAGTCAAAGCCACTCCCTCCCTTTTCCCAACATCACTCTGACGAGTGATGAGGATGAAGCCTTACCGCAGGTGGGTTGCCGATTTTCTGTAATAAGTTTAATGTGACTTCATACCtcgcttaaaggaatagttcacccaaaaaatttaaatgttttgaaaatatacttaccctcaggcaatccaagtcctctttttggaaaactgaaataTGGTCACCCTACAAATAGAATATCAGATCTCTGTCATGTTGCCAaacatttatgccaaaaaaaaaaaaaaaaagcttttttgcaTGGTTATGTTTGACACATGAAAACTGTAACAATATATCTTATAAGATAACACAATGTAACCTCGCTCTCAATTGAAATGTGACCCCATATTAAGTCCTTGAATTTGAGGGTATTGGACCTGGGAAGTCCTTGAAAGGTCCTATTAGGTCAAATTTAGCTGATATTTTAGTAAACTTACTGAACTTGACACACAGTCATGAGGATCTGCATGGCTGCCATAATTtccttttagttttgtttttctgcATGTTGGTCTGACCACATGACTTTGGTTGCCTGACATTTACTGAATATCAgtacacagataaaaaaaaaatggttatgtCGCAAGACTTTATCTATGCACTTTGAATGACACAAATGATTGCTTTATCTTTTTAGCACCAGTTTTCGTGGCTGCAGGCTTGTCACCCCTCCAAAGATCGTGTCAGTGCCATTATCTGGGAGCAAGGAGAGTGTAAGAAAGCTGACATGTCCGTGCTGGAGATCAGTGGTATCATTCTCACAAGAGTAAAGTCCTTCTTTCTCTGCCCTGTTTATTTCTACATTAGTGGTTTAAATTGCTTAAAAGAGAAGAGAACAGTTGACTTCCTAAACACAACACTTTCCTCCTAAacacaaattaaattcaaattcaatgtAAACTCCTCTGTAAGCATTTGAACGCAGACGTTGTAGAGTTTTGCATTGGAATTTGCCTTTATAACATTTCTAACTGACCGGAAAGCAACAGGTCAGTGCTGTTGCTGTACAATTATGCTGAAGGATTTCTGTTTCCAGGTGAAGTTGGTCGAACAAGGGATGGGTTATCTGATATTCGGCAGTCTGGTCACCGCCTCACTGGCTCTGCTGCCCTACTGCTTCAGACTGGCACAGAAAC
This region of Carassius auratus strain Wakin unplaced genomic scaffold, ASM336829v1 scaf_tig00026546, whole genome shotgun sequence genomic DNA includes:
- the LOC113078784 gene encoding putative homeodomain transcription factor 1 produces the protein MAGITWYQKKIGAYDQQIWEKSLEQTELKGFGSKPKKTGHIKQGLIDVDLVRGSTFSKTKPESPWTALTRKGLVRVLFFPFFFQWWIQVTSKSISALILVLYFLQVAGAVLYFEVPAACASEVVGPLCLMLLLGTVHCQIVSTESSRSPDNSPVLSRTASPVRRKRQRKSRKSKRSEDESSRGGGIVELKLEDSHRLYRSEKRLNSPRRPLYGASDDLSSEEEEEEAELQRERLFSSAPSKYARELRKRLHNLPKNNPPPQTQAENNGRPTDGPALAREVELLRQPPEGSRLASDTDDMLWEELLHDPDSASTGSSKSGEEEAHSQSHSLPFPNITLTSDEDEALPQHQFSWLQACHPSKDRVSAIIWEQGECKKADMSVLEISGIILTRVKLVEQGMGYLIFGSLVTASLALLPYCFRLAQKLDVANLSSVSFEELSTVAIGPPCALSYAFFIITTIERVFLSGLFFFMMCVAERTYKQRLLFAKLFSHLTSARKAKKSEIPHFRLKKVQNIKMWLSLRSFLKRRGPQRSVDVIVSSIFLLALSISFIICAQLLHSHHTFLDSETNWELMVWCAALMVFLLRLATLGAETNRKYSNASVLLTEQINLYLKMEKKPNKKDQLNIVNNVLRLATKLLKELDTPFRLLGLTVNPLICNITRVVILSAISAAVSDLLGFNIRLWKIKP